Below is a genomic region from Streptomyces sp. RPA4-2.
ACGCGACCACGCTGACGTTCTGCCTGGTCGCGACGGTGGTGGTGGCGGTCTCGGCGCTCGCGGTGGGTGCGCTCCTCTTCCCGCTGGGCGAGCTGACGACGATCTCCGGAACGCGGATCGGTCTGGCCGAGGGGCTCGGCCGGGCGTTCCTCATCGCACTGGTCGTCGCCGCGTCACTGATCGGCGTGGCCGCCCTCGGTCTGTTCGTCTCGACGCTGACGAACAGCGGCATCGCGGCGATGGCGACGACGGTCGGGCTCCTCATCACCGTCCAGATCCTCGACCAGATCCCCCAGCTGCACGCTCTCCAGCCGTACTTCTTCTCCCACTACTGGCTGTCCTTCGCCGACCTCATGCGCGACCCGGTGTACTGGGACGACCTCGTCCGCAATCTCGGCCTCCAGGGCCTGTACGCGGTGGTGTTCGGCTCGGCGGCATGGGCGCGGTTCACGGCGAAGGACATCACTGCGTAGTGGGGGAGCGGCCGGAGCGACCGGAGCGGGCGTCCTCAGGGGCGCTTCGCGGACGCGGTCAGCCGGGCCAGCGCGGCGCTCTCGCGCGGCGGCACGGCACCGAGGTCGCCGATCCGCCAGGCCGGCACCCACGGCACCTGGTGGACGTCGATCACGGAGGTCAGCGCCTTGACCCGCTGGGCGAGCGGGCGGGGCAGCCGGCCGGGCGCGTCCGCCACCAGAACGACCGCTTCGAGGTCGAGCCCCGGCGGCGCCTCGCCCCGGCGGAAGATGTCCAGGGTGTACGAGACGGCCTCCAGTCCGGCCGCGTGCGTACGTCCCACGAGGAAGACCGACCACGGCGCGTCGGGCTCGGACCGCGGCCAGTCGCGGCCCGCGTCCAGGCCGCCGAAGACCGTCGCGAGGGTCGAGGTGCCGGCCCCGCCGTGGGTGGCGACCCAGGCGAACCGCCGCGCTCCCGCGAGGACCTGTCCGTGCTCCGCCCGCGGCGGCGCGGCTTCGCCCACCGGCCCGCGGATCCAGATCTCGGGGCCGTCCGGCCCTTGCTGCGCGATTCCCATCGCCAGTCCCCTCCGTCATCGGCGCACCGGTCGTGACGCGCCGGAGTTCACGGCGCCCGGACAGGTTAAGCAGCGGGGGACGGGTTCCTGGAACGAGCCTGTGACGCCATGGTGACGCGAGCACCGGACGGGAACCGGGAGACTGGGGGGCAGGCTGGGCCGGCACCACGGCGACGGGCCCGCGGAAGGGAGTCGAGGATGCGTACGAGGACGTTGTCGCCTTGGCTGTGCCCCGCGCGGGAGCGATCGCGTGGACCGGGCGGTCCGCCGCTCCGTTCTCCCTTGATCACCCTCCCCTGATCACCCCCGAGTGAGGGAACCAATGTCTCGACTCAGCCGCGAACAGAAGCGGGAAATCAAGCGGCAGCGCTCGGCGGGCGTCCCGGGAGGACACGCGGGCGAGCCGGCGCCGGCCCTCGAGGTCCATGTGCCGACGTCAGCCGTGGGCGCCACCGTGGGGGGCGTGCCCCTGGCCGTCACGCCCGGTGAGACCGTCCAGGGCGCCGTCCTGAACCACCTCCACCGGATCGCCCGCGCCACCGGGCGCCCCGTCCTCGCCCGGGTCCACGACGAACGCATCGGCTTCGTCGTCCCGCTCCAGGTGTACGGCGACGGGTCGAGCCGGTACGCGGGCGAGCCGGTACGGGTGGGAACGCCGCCCTCGGCTCCGCCGCCGCTGCCGTCAGCCCTGCCGGCCTCCCCGCCACCGCCGCCGTCCACGGCGCCCGTGGTGCGTCGGGACGCCGGCACGCAGGCGCCGCGACCGGTGCCGGACCGGTCGCCCGAGCCGACACTCGGCCCGGACTCCGGGACGATGCTCGGCCCGGACTCCGGGACGACGCCCGAGCGGGCTGCGCATCCGCTTCCGCTTCCGCTTCCGGAGCCGGCTCCGGAACCCACCTCCCGGCCGGCTCCGGAACCCACCTCCCGGCCGGTCCCGGAAGCCGTCCCGGAAGCAGTCCTGGAGCCGGACTCGGGGGCGGTCCCGGAGCGAGTCCCGGAGCCGGACCGGGAGTTGGCCTCGGAGCGGGACCCACAGCCGAACTCGGAGCCGGACCCACAGCCGAACTCGGAGCCGGACCCACAGCCGGACTCGGAGCCGGACCCACAGCCGGACTCGGAGCCGGGCTCGGAGCCGGACTCGGATCGGGCCTCGGAGTCGGCCTCGAATCGGGCCTCGGACCGGGCCCCGAGCTGGGCTTCGGACCGAGGCCCGGGTCGGACTTCGGACCGGGGTCAGGGTCGGACTTCGGACCGGGGCCAGGATCGAGGCCCTGAGTCGGTCTCGGAGCCGGTCGTCGAGTCGGTCGTGGAGGCGGTCGCCCAGGTGTGGCCCGAGCCGGTCTCCGACGTGGCGCCCGAGCCGGAGCCCGTATCCGGGTCCCTCCCGGAGCCCACGGTCTGGCCCGAGGCGCCGTCGACGCACGTCCTGCGAGTGATCCAGGGGCCGGTGGCCGACGCCCGGCCCGGGGTCGCGGTAGCCCCGACGGGCGAGTTCGGCCCGGCACCGCAGATGCCTCCCGCCCCCGAGCCGCTGCCTCCCTCCCCCGCGCGGGCCACCCCGGCGGCCGGAGTGGTCTTCGCGCGGAATCCGTCGCTGGCCGCGGAGGCCATGACCGTGATGGAGCCCGAGCCGGAGCCGAAGCCCACGCCGGCGCGGGGCTTCGACGCCGTCGCCGAGTCGGTGCTGACACCGGTGGTCGAGACGGAGGGCGCCGCGTTCCTCGCGGAGCCCGTGACGCGGATCAACGAAGCC
It encodes:
- a CDS encoding DUF6668 family protein; amino-acid sequence: MGIAQQGPDGPEIWIRGPVGEAAPPRAEHGQVLAGARRFAWVATHGGAGTSTLATVFGGLDAGRDWPRSEPDAPWSVFLVGRTHAAGLEAVSYTLDIFRRGEAPPGLDLEAVVLVADAPGRLPRPLAQRVKALTSVIDVHQVPWVPAWRIGDLGAVPPRESAALARLTASAKRP